A genomic region of Desulfomicrobium macestii contains the following coding sequences:
- a CDS encoding CBS domain-containing protein, producing the protein MMLRKRVWDIMREDFAFVREDASLSEAITALRQIRAKQADTSFVLVFSKNDKFIGVLSMWNLIQGIGPCLLKGSVLDGNEVDWDSAFAHACRSCSQVRISDCLQHDIPMLKPNDPLARVLEVFLDYRRGRAVVEEGGKIIGVVCMADLFKEISDSLMP; encoded by the coding sequence ATGATGTTACGCAAGCGGGTCTGGGATATCATGCGTGAGGATTTTGCGTTCGTGCGCGAGGACGCGAGCCTTTCCGAGGCCATCACCGCCCTGCGCCAAATTCGCGCCAAACAGGCGGACACCAGTTTCGTGCTGGTTTTTTCAAAAAACGACAAATTCATTGGCGTGCTTTCCATGTGGAACCTGATCCAGGGCATTGGCCCGTGCCTGCTCAAGGGGTCCGTCCTGGACGGCAACGAGGTGGACTGGGACAGCGCCTTTGCCCATGCCTGCCGCAGCTGCTCCCAGGTCCGCATCTCGGACTGCCTGCAACATGACATCCCCATGCTGAAGCCCAACGATCCGCTGGCCCGCGTGCTTGAGGTTTTTCTCGACTACCGTCGCGGACGCGCAGTGGTCGAGGAGGGAGGCAAGATCATCGGCGTGGTCTGCATGGCCGATCTGTTCAAGGAAATCAGTGATTCCCTGATGCCCTAG
- a CDS encoding methyl-accepting chemotaxis protein, whose amino-acid sequence MKNTDSAPSSGETMLSTLRGKITATILTLLALNAAGLIWIALTASSAIPPLSWGVAGIILLLTVGIGAVALKVLHREAQRGIADINAVFQNIQGQEADLSCTMADLDNPDLKHISACYNSFLASVRELVEKIRKMGIDIALDSTRMAKSVFDTRNKTAAQGSIAEEVAVASNEANAAIAEIAQNTQYVAEKTTSNLNTAHRSHTELQDVTDKIHKINAIVESFRNTVDDLGASSANILSIVTIINGISEQTNLLSLNATIEAARAGEHGKGFAVVAEEVRELSRRIKPATEEISNNIGAMIKIVERTQTETAQILDYARDTDQVVTAATVNFESMIDDFETANDQLIKIAAAIEELSTNNNDVTEKVNNINALSQEIAKDMNSSATSVDALNSVTERMLELVARFKTGEGKFDTVMDTAKEIRDDYQARIQGMKDRGINVFDTQYKTVPNTSPQKYVTAFSDVFVKEMQSVVDDAQKRIPGTIYCLAIDRKGYLPIHHGAVSKAMTGDPVKDLLQSRHQRIYQSNRTEQRRCSHTDPLLLQTYMRDTGEILNDLSMPIFVDGKHWGAFIMGFDPRAMFSEP is encoded by the coding sequence ATGAAAAACACTGACTCGGCCCCAAGTTCGGGCGAGACCATGCTCTCCACGCTGCGCGGCAAGATAACGGCGACGATCCTGACCCTGCTGGCCTTGAATGCCGCGGGCCTCATCTGGATCGCCCTGACCGCAAGCTCCGCCATTCCGCCGCTGTCGTGGGGCGTGGCCGGGATCATCCTGCTCCTGACCGTGGGGATCGGAGCCGTCGCCCTGAAGGTTCTGCACCGCGAGGCGCAGCGGGGCATAGCCGACATAAACGCCGTGTTCCAGAACATCCAGGGCCAGGAAGCCGACCTGTCCTGCACCATGGCGGATCTGGATAACCCGGACTTGAAGCACATCTCGGCCTGCTACAACAGCTTCCTGGCGAGCGTGCGGGAACTGGTGGAAAAAATCCGCAAGATGGGCATCGACATCGCCCTCGACAGCACCCGCATGGCCAAATCCGTGTTCGACACCAGGAACAAGACCGCCGCGCAGGGCTCCATCGCCGAGGAAGTGGCCGTGGCCAGCAACGAGGCCAACGCGGCCATCGCCGAAATCGCGCAGAACACGCAGTATGTGGCCGAAAAGACCACCAGCAACCTGAACACCGCCCACAGGTCGCACACCGAACTGCAGGACGTCACGGACAAGATCCACAAGATCAACGCCATCGTCGAATCCTTCCGCAACACCGTGGACGATCTTGGCGCAAGCTCGGCCAACATCCTGAGCATCGTGACCATCATCAACGGCATCTCCGAACAGACCAATCTCTTGTCCCTGAACGCCACCATCGAGGCCGCCCGGGCCGGTGAGCACGGCAAGGGTTTTGCCGTGGTCGCCGAGGAAGTGCGTGAACTCTCGCGCAGGATCAAGCCCGCCACGGAAGAAATATCGAACAATATCGGGGCAATGATCAAGATCGTCGAACGTACCCAGACCGAGACCGCGCAGATCCTGGATTATGCCAGGGATACCGACCAGGTCGTAACCGCGGCCACCGTCAATTTCGAGAGCATGATCGACGACTTTGAAACGGCCAACGACCAGCTGATCAAAATCGCGGCCGCCATCGAGGAATTGTCGACCAACAACAACGACGTCACCGAAAAGGTCAACAACATCAATGCGCTCAGCCAGGAGATCGCCAAGGACATGAACTCCTCGGCCACCTCGGTGGACGCCCTGAACTCCGTGACCGAGCGGATGCTCGAACTGGTGGCGCGATTCAAGACAGGGGAAGGAAAATTCGACACGGTCATGGATACGGCCAAGGAGATCCGCGACGACTATCAGGCCCGAATTCAGGGCATGAAGGACCGGGGGATCAACGTGTTCGACACGCAGTACAAGACCGTGCCGAACACGTCGCCGCAGAAATACGTCACCGCCTTCAGCGACGTTTTCGTCAAGGAGATGCAGAGCGTCGTCGATGACGCGCAGAAAAGAATCCCGGGGACCATCTATTGTCTGGCCATCGACCGCAAAGGCTACCTGCCCATCCATCACGGGGCCGTCTCCAAGGCCATGACCGGAGACCCGGTCAAGGACCTGCTCCAAAGCCGGCACCAGCGCATCTACCAGAGCAACCGCACAGAACAGCGCAGGTGCTCGCACACCGACCCGCTCCTGCTGCAAACCTACATGCGCGATACAGGCGAAATTCTGAACGACCTGTCCATGCCCATATTTGTCGATGGCAAGCACTGGGGAGCCTTCATCATGGGCTTTGACCCGCGAGCCATGTTCAGCGAGCCTTGA
- the rpsI gene encoding 30S ribosomal protein S9, producing MSQDFFYGTGKRKTSVSRTRLYKGTGTITVNGRELGDYFPRATLQMIIRQPLKLTKTLEKFNIACRVTGGGLSGQAQAVRHGISRALLEFDPEMRGVLKRAGFLTRDSRVKERKKYGQRAARARFQYSKR from the coding sequence ATGAGTCAAGATTTCTTCTACGGTACCGGCAAAAGAAAGACATCCGTTTCCCGGACCAGACTGTATAAAGGCACAGGGACCATCACTGTCAACGGTCGCGAACTGGGTGACTACTTTCCCCGGGCCACGTTGCAGATGATCATTCGTCAGCCCCTCAAGCTGACCAAAACCCTCGAAAAATTCAACATCGCCTGCCGTGTCACCGGCGGCGGTCTTTCCGGACAGGCTCAGGCCGTGCGTCATGGCATCAGCCGCGCCCTGCTTGAATTCGATCCGGAAATGCGCGGCGTGCTCAAGCGTGCCGGTTTCCTGACCCGCGATTCCCGCGTCAAGGAAAGAAAGAAGTACGGCCAGCGCGCTGCCCGTGCCCGGTTCCAGTACTCCAAGCGTTAA
- a CDS encoding amidohydrolase gives MSILIKKVRLNGELVDVLIKGNRFDSIGTDVDSSADVVIDGSGKAILPSFHNAHTHAAMTLMRGYADDMDLHTWLADHIWPFESRLGEDDIYWGAKLACLEMIKSGTTFFADMYWHWKGTARAVTEMGMRAALSAAFFDFDDPVRAETMKRQVMDLHAVSAAFPDRIQFILGPHAIYTVSSDSLRWLGEYANRHGLLVHLHLSETQKEVEDCLARHGKRPVEYLHELGLLAPNLILAHAVWMDGTEMELLARHGVQVVHCPVSNMKLCSGQFDHVAMKAHGVTVALGTDGCSSNNNLDMIEEMKIASLLAKVTSMDPTAMPAQEALDTATLNGARMYGLDAGRIASGKLADCILVNLEHVRMVPGHHLASNLVYSANSSCVDTTICDGRVLMLGGKVEGEEEILAQVRATLARLNAPQEPEGDACS, from the coding sequence TTGAGTATCTTGATAAAAAAAGTGCGCCTGAATGGAGAGTTGGTTGATGTGCTCATCAAGGGCAATCGCTTCGACTCCATCGGAACGGACGTGGATTCGTCCGCCGACGTTGTCATCGACGGGTCGGGCAAGGCCATCCTGCCGTCCTTCCACAACGCCCATACCCACGCCGCCATGACGCTCATGCGCGGCTATGCCGACGACATGGATCTGCACACCTGGCTTGCCGACCATATCTGGCCTTTCGAGTCCAGACTTGGCGAGGACGACATCTATTGGGGGGCGAAACTGGCCTGCCTTGAGATGATCAAGTCCGGAACGACTTTTTTCGCCGACATGTACTGGCATTGGAAGGGCACGGCCCGGGCCGTGACCGAGATGGGCATGCGCGCGGCCCTGTCCGCCGCCTTTTTCGATTTCGACGACCCGGTCCGCGCCGAGACCATGAAGCGTCAGGTCATGGATCTGCACGCCGTCAGTGCCGCCTTTCCGGACCGCATCCAGTTCATTCTCGGGCCTCACGCCATCTACACCGTGTCCTCGGACTCCCTGCGCTGGCTGGGGGAATACGCGAACCGCCACGGGCTTCTGGTGCATCTGCACCTTTCGGAGACGCAAAAAGAGGTCGAGGATTGCCTGGCCAGACATGGCAAACGGCCGGTGGAGTATCTGCACGAGCTGGGTCTTTTGGCTCCGAACCTGATCCTCGCGCATGCCGTGTGGATGGACGGGACCGAGATGGAACTCCTGGCCCGGCACGGGGTGCAGGTCGTGCACTGTCCCGTCTCGAACATGAAGCTCTGTTCCGGCCAGTTCGACCATGTCGCCATGAAGGCTCACGGAGTCACCGTGGCCCTGGGCACGGACGGGTGCTCTTCGAACAACAATCTGGACATGATCGAGGAAATGAAGATCGCTTCCCTGCTGGCCAAGGTCACGTCCATGGACCCGACCGCCATGCCCGCCCAGGAAGCCCTCGACACGGCCACCCTGAACGGGGCGCGCATGTATGGCCTGGACGCGGGCCGCATCGCCTCCGGCAAGCTCGCGGACTGCATATTGGTCAATCTGGAGCATGTGCGCATGGTTCCGGGGCACCATCTTGCCTCCAACCTCGTCTACAGCGCGAACAGCTCCTGCGTGGACACGACCATCTGTGACGGCCGGGTGCTCATGCTCGGCGGCAAGGTCGAGGGCGAGGAAGAGATCCTGGCCCAGGTCCGGGCGACGCTGGCCCGGCTCAACGCCCCGCAAGAGCCCGAGGGGGACGCATGCTCCTGA
- a CDS encoding radical SAM protein, with protein MSSKKIQPVMVFADADGNVYDHPDLLMLVRRGRELTLPRPDELIPLPEGSDLYLLPGRHALGLDPETGKAEAMEERAVAAFVCPSYTLSASAAYLPDTDAPKLPLFAYGAIGFAKDKFWVAATQVDKDRRQVFTQVAPERITKGAQDLLKRYPENRLISHLSRCALTFCCPAAKNLALGRFEAPLPTAKACNARCYGCISHQPLDSGFPSSQNRIDFTPTAKEIVEIMQLHSKRAKNPVMSFGQGCEGEPLTEAALLTEAIALFRGAGGRGTVNINTNASLPDTMPGLAKAGLDSIRVSLNSARESVYNSYYRPHGYTFADVRRTIVTAKEHGLFVSLNYLFFPGVSDVESELEALTDLVASARPDYIQMRNLSLDPELYLGCVGDPTEPSMGLGNFMKRLKKACPWINYGYFNPYIENKTPLLWT; from the coding sequence GTGAGCAGCAAAAAAATCCAGCCGGTCATGGTTTTCGCGGATGCGGACGGCAATGTTTACGACCACCCCGACCTGCTCATGCTCGTGCGCCGGGGCCGCGAACTGACCCTGCCCCGCCCGGACGAGCTGATTCCCCTGCCCGAAGGCAGCGACCTGTATCTTTTGCCCGGCCGTCACGCCCTGGGCCTGGACCCCGAGACTGGCAAGGCCGAGGCCATGGAAGAGCGGGCCGTGGCCGCCTTTGTCTGCCCGTCCTATACGCTCTCCGCCTCGGCGGCCTACCTGCCTGACACCGACGCACCCAAGCTGCCGTTGTTCGCATACGGAGCCATCGGTTTCGCCAAGGACAAATTCTGGGTCGCGGCCACCCAGGTCGACAAGGACAGAAGACAGGTCTTCACCCAGGTCGCGCCGGAACGGATCACCAAGGGCGCCCAGGATCTGCTGAAGCGCTATCCCGAAAACCGGCTGATCTCCCATCTTTCGCGCTGCGCCCTGACCTTTTGCTGCCCGGCCGCCAAAAACCTGGCCCTGGGCCGGTTCGAGGCGCCCCTGCCTACGGCCAAGGCCTGCAATGCCCGCTGCTACGGCTGCATCTCGCACCAGCCGCTGGACTCAGGCTTTCCGTCCTCCCAGAACCGCATTGATTTCACCCCCACGGCGAAAGAAATTGTCGAGATCATGCAGCTACACTCCAAGCGGGCCAAGAATCCGGTCATGTCCTTCGGGCAGGGCTGTGAAGGCGAACCCCTGACGGAAGCCGCGCTCCTGACCGAAGCCATCGCCCTCTTCCGTGGTGCGGGCGGCCGGGGCACGGTCAACATCAACACCAACGCGAGCCTGCCGGATACCATGCCAGGCCTTGCCAAGGCCGGCCTCGATTCCATCCGGGTCAGCCTGAACAGCGCGCGGGAGTCCGTCTACAACAGCTACTACCGGCCCCACGGCTACACCTTCGCCGACGTCCGCCGCACCATCGTCACGGCCAAGGAGCACGGACTTTTCGTGTCCCTCAACTACCTTTTCTTCCCCGGCGTAAGCGACGTGGAAAGCGAACTCGAAGCCCTGACCGATCTCGTCGCCTCCGCCCGGCCCGACTACATCCAGATGCGCAACCTGAGCCTCGACCCCGAGCTTTACCTGGGTTGTGTCGGAGACCCGACCGAGCCGTCCATGGGCCTTGGCAATTTCATGAAACGACTCAAAAAAGCCTGCCCCTGGATCAATTACGGCTATTTCAACCCCTATATCGAGAACAAGACCCCCCTGCTCTGGACATAG
- the rplM gene encoding 50S ribosomal protein L13: MKTYSPKASELTHKWYLVDAKDKVLGRLATEIATRLRGKHKAEFAPHMDNGDFIIVINADKIKVTGQKASQKTYYRYTGYVGGLRETTLEEMMVKSPETVITKAVKGMLPKSALGFQLIKKLKVYTGTEHPHQAQQPEVLDI, translated from the coding sequence ATGAAGACGTACAGTCCCAAAGCAAGTGAACTGACCCACAAATGGTACCTTGTCGACGCCAAGGACAAGGTCCTGGGCCGACTTGCAACGGAAATAGCAACCCGCCTCCGGGGAAAACACAAGGCCGAGTTCGCCCCGCACATGGATAACGGTGATTTCATCATCGTCATCAACGCGGACAAAATCAAAGTAACCGGCCAGAAGGCTTCCCAGAAGACCTACTACCGTTATACCGGTTATGTAGGCGGCCTTCGGGAAACCACTCTGGAAGAGATGATGGTCAAAAGCCCGGAAACGGTCATCACCAAGGCGGTCAAAGGCATGCTGCCCAAAAGCGCATTGGGCTTTCAGCTGATCAAAAAACTGAAAGTATACACCGGCACGGAACATCCTCACCAGGCACAGCAGCCTGAAGTGCTGGACATCTAA
- the purM gene encoding phosphoribosylformylglycinamidine cyclo-ligase, whose product MSQRDKAYKDAGVDIEAGNTFVSRIKSLVASTYTKGVVNDIGGFGGLFKPSMSMVNEPVLVASTDGVGTKLKLAFMFDRHDTVGIDLVAMSVNDIIVQGAKPLFFLDYFATGKLDIDKAEAVIKGIVDGCKEGQCALIGGETAEMPDFYADGEYDLSGFCVGMVDNDKVVDGSSIGVGDIIIGLASSGVHSNGYSLVRKIYERSGLQPADIFPGTDQTVAEVLLTPTRIYVEAVRNVMRDWEIHGMVHVTGGGFYDNIVRILPKGVTAQIRFGSWSIPPVFEWLRTQGDLSWEEMLQIFNSGIGYIMVVKKDVAKDVVHRLGALKQDAWIIGEIVERVDGEEQVRIDFPVADA is encoded by the coding sequence ATGTCCCAGCGAGACAAGGCCTACAAGGATGCCGGAGTCGATATAGAAGCGGGCAACACGTTCGTGTCCCGGATCAAGTCTCTGGTGGCATCGACCTACACCAAGGGCGTTGTCAACGATATTGGAGGATTCGGCGGGCTTTTCAAGCCGTCCATGTCCATGGTCAACGAGCCGGTGCTGGTGGCTTCCACCGACGGCGTGGGCACGAAGCTCAAGCTGGCCTTCATGTTCGACAGACACGACACAGTCGGCATCGACCTGGTGGCCATGAGTGTCAACGACATCATTGTCCAGGGTGCCAAGCCTCTTTTTTTCCTCGACTATTTCGCCACGGGCAAGCTTGATATCGACAAGGCCGAAGCGGTCATAAAGGGCATCGTCGACGGCTGCAAGGAAGGCCAGTGCGCCCTCATCGGCGGTGAAACCGCCGAGATGCCCGATTTTTACGCCGACGGCGAATACGACTTGTCCGGGTTCTGCGTCGGCATGGTCGACAATGACAAGGTCGTGGACGGTTCGAGCATCGGCGTGGGCGACATCATTATCGGCCTGGCCTCTTCGGGCGTGCATTCCAACGGGTACTCCCTTGTACGCAAGATCTATGAGCGCTCCGGCCTGCAGCCCGCCGACATTTTTCCCGGCACGGATCAGACCGTGGCCGAAGTTCTGCTCACGCCAACCCGCATCTATGTCGAAGCCGTGCGCAACGTCATGCGGGACTGGGAAATTCATGGCATGGTCCATGTCACCGGCGGTGGCTTCTACGATAACATCGTGCGCATCCTGCCCAAGGGCGTGACCGCGCAGATCCGTTTCGGCTCCTGGAGCATCCCGCCCGTTTTTGAATGGCTGCGGACCCAGGGGGACCTCTCCTGGGAGGAGATGCTGCAGATTTTCAACAGCGGCATCGGCTATATCATGGTCGTCAAGAAGGACGTGGCCAAGGATGTGGTGCACCGGCTGGGCGCACTGAAGCAGGACGCCTGGATAATCGGCGAGATTGTCGAGCGTGTCGACGGCGAGGAGCAGGTCCGCATAGATTTTCCCGTCGCCGACGCATGA
- a CDS encoding cob(I)yrinic acid a,c-diamide adenosyltransferase: protein MLLIYTGNGKGKTSACVGQAIRALGQGLGVAFGQFMKRGDQAGEQEMLAKLLGERFLASGAGFYRDTDFDTHREKATQLLRWAGELLDRGVDMLILDEALYALNHGLLMDDEVRELITRCKDQGCHLVLSGRGAPSWIVELADIVSDITEVKHVYAQGGKARRGIEF from the coding sequence ATGCTCCTGATCTATACCGGCAACGGCAAGGGCAAGACCTCGGCCTGCGTTGGCCAGGCCATTCGCGCCTTGGGGCAGGGGCTTGGCGTGGCTTTTGGGCAGTTCATGAAGCGGGGTGATCAGGCCGGTGAACAGGAGATGCTGGCAAAGCTGCTTGGCGAGCGTTTTCTGGCCTCGGGAGCGGGCTTTTACCGCGACACCGATTTCGACACCCATCGCGAGAAGGCCACGCAGCTTCTGCGCTGGGCAGGAGAGCTCCTTGACCGGGGTGTGGACATGCTGATCCTCGATGAGGCCCTGTATGCCCTGAATCACGGCCTGCTCATGGACGATGAGGTGCGGGAACTGATCACGCGTTGCAAGGACCAGGGGTGCCACCTGGTCTTGTCCGGGCGCGGCGCTCCGTCCTGGATTGTGGAGCTGGCCGACATCGTTTCGGACATCACCGAGGTCAAGCACGTTTACGCCCAGGGCGGCAAGGCCCGTCGCGGGATTGAATTTTAG
- the amrS gene encoding AmmeMemoRadiSam system radical SAM enzyme, giving the protein MKTPALLWRSLEDSAVQCQLCAHFCRIEDGTRGQCGVRENRSGQLFSLSSDKVAALNLDPVEKKPLFHFLPGTKTLSLGTQGCNLACAFCQNASLSQPPRQGKALSGEAIPPREIIRMAQTSGAASVAYTYSEPTIFFELMRETAIMVREAGLANIMVSNGFQSPQCLDALGDLIQAVNIDIKSFREEFYRDICAARLGPVLKNLTHMKRLGWHIETTTLIIPDLNDSDRELTEIARFVHDELGKDTAWHVSRFHPCHQMLDHAPTPLDTLKRAYDIGRAAGLSHVFVGNVPGSDLENTICPGCGQMVVERVGFTILRNRLQRGVCPGCGEVVIRPENLGKGD; this is encoded by the coding sequence ATGAAGACACCAGCGCTACTCTGGCGATCATTGGAAGACAGCGCCGTGCAATGTCAACTCTGCGCCCATTTCTGCCGCATCGAAGATGGAACACGCGGTCAGTGCGGGGTACGCGAAAACAGGAGCGGCCAGCTCTTTTCCCTGTCTTCTGACAAGGTCGCGGCCCTGAACCTCGATCCGGTGGAGAAAAAACCCCTCTTTCATTTCCTGCCCGGGACCAAAACTCTTTCCCTTGGCACCCAAGGCTGCAATCTGGCCTGCGCGTTCTGTCAAAACGCGAGCCTTTCCCAGCCTCCCCGGCAGGGCAAGGCGCTCAGCGGAGAGGCCATCCCGCCTCGGGAGATCATCCGCATGGCGCAGACATCGGGGGCCGCGTCCGTGGCCTACACCTATTCCGAGCCCACCATCTTTTTCGAACTCATGCGCGAAACCGCGATCATGGTCCGGGAAGCAGGCCTGGCCAACATCATGGTCAGCAACGGTTTCCAGAGTCCGCAATGCCTCGATGCACTGGGCGACCTGATCCAGGCCGTCAACATCGACATCAAATCCTTCCGCGAGGAATTCTACCGCGACATCTGCGCCGCACGTCTGGGGCCGGTGCTCAAAAACCTGACGCACATGAAAAGACTGGGCTGGCACATCGAAACCACCACCCTTATCATCCCGGACCTGAACGACTCGGACCGGGAACTGACCGAAATCGCCCGCTTCGTGCACGACGAACTGGGCAAGGATACTGCCTGGCACGTCTCGCGCTTCCACCCCTGCCACCAGATGCTTGACCACGCGCCAACGCCGCTGGACACGCTGAAGCGGGCCTACGATATAGGACGAGCCGCCGGGCTCTCCCATGTCTTTGTCGGCAACGTGCCGGGATCGGACCTGGAGAACACCATCTGCCCCGGGTGCGGACAGATGGTCGTGGAACGGGTCGGCTTCACCATCCTGCGCAACAGGCTGCAGCGGGGCGTATGTCCCGGATGCGGAGAAGTCGTCATCAGGCCGGAAAATCTGGGGAAGGGCGATTAA
- a CDS encoding HD domain-containing protein: MPSIRKGLLQLVFSGSFMKRWNDKMRPMELVEVDKQAHKMIVAWLLFELNSQNLSPGDRAALGEDIVRGGIYDYLYRLVITDIKPPIFYQIKSNPAHYQKLTAWVLNELQPRVQPLGKDFWDGMKDHFERQVSGDQSLASRILDAAHLFASRWEFHLIRDMNKWDEEMDDIEDNFRRGLEAHLDLTGVRQLIEGPSTRLGKFAFMCGQLRFQKRWSQTPRIPETSVLGHMFIVACLAYFFSIAVGACPVRRKNNFYAGLFHDIPELLTRDIISPVKSSVQGIGDLIREYEGRELERRLFSILDRSVYGGLVDRLEYFLGIEVGSEFESTIMQDGRAKVVSWEQLQGPYNRDEFCPKDGRMLKVCDHLAAFLEAYTALANGITNAHLQQASWRIRTLYQNQSLTEELHIGALLADFD, from the coding sequence GTGCCTAGTATACGCAAGGGTTTGCTTCAACTTGTTTTTTCCGGAAGTTTCATGAAGCGCTGGAACGACAAGATGCGTCCCATGGAACTTGTTGAGGTCGACAAGCAGGCCCACAAGATGATCGTCGCCTGGCTGCTTTTCGAACTCAATTCCCAGAATCTTTCCCCCGGGGACAGGGCCGCCCTTGGCGAAGACATCGTGCGCGGCGGAATTTACGATTACCTTTATCGCCTGGTCATAACCGACATCAAGCCGCCCATCTTCTATCAGATCAAGTCCAATCCGGCCCATTATCAGAAACTTACGGCCTGGGTGCTCAATGAATTACAGCCGCGCGTCCAGCCTCTGGGCAAGGATTTCTGGGATGGCATGAAGGACCATTTCGAACGGCAGGTCAGCGGCGACCAGAGCCTGGCCTCGCGGATTCTCGACGCAGCGCATCTCTTCGCCAGCAGATGGGAGTTCCACCTTATCCGGGACATGAACAAGTGGGATGAGGAAATGGACGATATCGAGGACAATTTCAGGCGCGGCCTGGAGGCGCATCTGGATCTGACCGGCGTGCGCCAGCTGATCGAGGGGCCGAGCACCCGGCTCGGGAAATTCGCCTTCATGTGCGGGCAGCTGCGTTTTCAGAAACGCTGGTCCCAGACCCCGCGCATCCCCGAGACTTCCGTCCTCGGGCATATGTTCATCGTGGCCTGTCTGGCCTATTTTTTCAGCATCGCCGTTGGCGCTTGTCCGGTGCGCAGAAAAAATAATTTCTATGCCGGGCTGTTTCACGATATCCCGGAACTCTTGACCCGCGATATCATCTCGCCGGTCAAGAGTTCGGTTCAGGGCATCGGGGATCTGATCCGTGAATACGAAGGCCGGGAACTTGAACGCCGCCTCTTTTCCATTCTCGACCGTTCTGTGTATGGGGGGCTTGTGGATCGGCTGGAGTATTTTCTGGGCATCGAGGTAGGCTCGGAGTTCGAGTCCACCATCATGCAGGACGGACGGGCGAAAGTCGTGAGCTGGGAGCAGTTGCAGGGGCCGTACAACCGTGACGAATTCTGCCCCAAGGACGGCAGAATGCTCAAGGTGTGCGATCATCTGGCCGCCTTTCTCGAAGCCTACACCGCTCTGGCCAACGGCATCACCAACGCCCATCTGCAACAGGCTTCGTGGCGGATCAGGACACTGTATCAGAACCAGTCGCTGACTGAGGAATTGCACATCGGCGCGCTGCTGGCCGATTTCGATTGA